Proteins from one Epinephelus moara isolate mb chromosome 1, YSFRI_EMoa_1.0, whole genome shotgun sequence genomic window:
- the LOC126389941 gene encoding uncharacterized protein LOC126389941 isoform X1 produces the protein MSVELQHASEPGGNNASLQGTMLGGSKPLHRFMQGQPKITGIVVLILGSSFFIFCTSMMLVHYNQISPLQPAIVLAILYLVCGSLYIVTENKPTKKTVTMSLALSIVSLLASCWIIFLYLPNIIHNLQRVHLDEDIMVATDNDIFPSEYEHLEMASEQIFLLYTGVGGIIFIVMSFLAGAALRSTKSKAVVVMTATPAEPSVE, from the exons ATGTCTGTTGAGCTCCAACATGCCAGTGAACCAGGCGGAAATAATGCAAGTCTTCAAGGCACCATGCTGGGGGGCAGCAAACCTTTACACCGCTTCATGCAGGGGCAACCCAAGATTACTGgc aTCGTCGTGCTAATCTTGGGCTCATCTTTCTTCATCTTTTGCACCTCGATGATGTTAGTCCACTATAATCAGATTAGTCCCCTCCAGCCTGCCATCGTGCTGGCAATCCTG TACCTCGTGTGTGGGTCTCTGTATATTGTGACAGAGAACAAGCCGACCAAGAAAACT GTAACCATGTCGTTGGCTCTGAGTATTGTGAGCCTACTGGCGTCATGTTGGATTATCTTTCTCTATTTGCCCAACATTATTCACAACCTCCAGAGAGTCCACCTCGATGAAGACATTATGGTTGCAACTGACAATGATATATTTCCATCAGAATATGAG CATCTAGAAATGGCTTCAGAACAGATCTTCCTGCTCTACACTGGCGTGGGTGGGATAATTTTCATTGTAATGTCATTTCTGGCTGGGGCCGCCCTGCGTTCCACAAAGAGTAAG GCCGTTGTAGTGATGACTGCTACACCTGCTGAACCATCAGTTGAATAG
- the LOC126389941 gene encoding uncharacterized protein LOC126389941 isoform X2, with protein sequence MSVELQHASEPGGNNASLQGTMLGGSKPLHRFMQGQPKITGYLVCGSLYIVTENKPTKKTVTMSLALSIVSLLASCWIIFLYLPNIIHNLQRVHLDEDIMVATDNDIFPSEYEHLEMASEQIFLLYTGVGGIIFIVMSFLAGAALRSTKSKAVVVMTATPAEPSVE encoded by the exons ATGTCTGTTGAGCTCCAACATGCCAGTGAACCAGGCGGAAATAATGCAAGTCTTCAAGGCACCATGCTGGGGGGCAGCAAACCTTTACACCGCTTCATGCAGGGGCAACCCAAGATTACTGgc TACCTCGTGTGTGGGTCTCTGTATATTGTGACAGAGAACAAGCCGACCAAGAAAACT GTAACCATGTCGTTGGCTCTGAGTATTGTGAGCCTACTGGCGTCATGTTGGATTATCTTTCTCTATTTGCCCAACATTATTCACAACCTCCAGAGAGTCCACCTCGATGAAGACATTATGGTTGCAACTGACAATGATATATTTCCATCAGAATATGAG CATCTAGAAATGGCTTCAGAACAGATCTTCCTGCTCTACACTGGCGTGGGTGGGATAATTTTCATTGTAATGTCATTTCTGGCTGGGGCCGCCCTGCGTTCCACAAAGAGTAAG GCCGTTGTAGTGATGACTGCTACACCTGCTGAACCATCAGTTGAATAG